One genomic region from Frateuria soli encodes:
- a CDS encoding multidrug effflux MFS transporter encodes MTTTPSPVRRSLPWLLAALSMIGPFSIDAVFPAFPLIGARFAVDEVALQQLISVYLLTYAVMSLFHGAISDAAGRKPVIVAGMLGYAAASAGAALSTSFGMLLACRGIQGACAGAGLVVGRAVIRDSLEGEAAQRLMSQVMMIFGVAPVIAPMVGAQLLGLGGWHGIFWVLTGFTLVLAALLLWHLDETHPPAARSRFALKPLLAGYVAFGRDRPFWPLLISCSVNFAGLFLFIASAPRIVRELLGLSAQGFPWLFIPVVAGLVGGAWLSGRLAGRRGVGFTVNLGYAVMSLACVLHVVLALVFPQPRLPWSMLPLVLHGVGVQLAFPTLTLLLLDRFPHRRGGISSVQAFASLLLNGAVAGVLSPMFSASLLRLALGASGLTVIGVLSWGWYRRITRAPRTPPPRDVELQAQIAEPR; translated from the coding sequence ATGACCACCACTCCTTCCCCCGTCCGGCGCAGCCTGCCGTGGCTGCTGGCCGCGCTGTCGATGATCGGTCCGTTCTCGATCGACGCGGTGTTCCCGGCCTTTCCCCTGATCGGCGCGCGCTTCGCGGTGGACGAGGTCGCGCTGCAGCAGCTGATCAGCGTCTACCTGTTGACCTATGCGGTGATGAGCCTGTTCCACGGCGCGATCTCCGATGCGGCCGGGCGCAAGCCGGTCATCGTCGCGGGCATGCTCGGTTATGCAGCGGCCTCGGCCGGCGCCGCGCTGTCGACTTCCTTCGGCATGTTGCTGGCATGCCGCGGCATCCAGGGCGCCTGCGCCGGCGCGGGCCTGGTGGTGGGGCGTGCGGTGATCCGCGACAGCCTCGAGGGCGAGGCGGCGCAGCGGCTGATGTCGCAGGTGATGATGATCTTCGGCGTGGCACCGGTGATCGCGCCCATGGTGGGCGCGCAACTGCTCGGTCTCGGTGGCTGGCACGGCATCTTCTGGGTGCTGACCGGTTTCACGCTGGTGCTGGCGGCCCTGCTGCTTTGGCACCTGGACGAAACCCATCCGCCGGCGGCGCGCAGCCGGTTTGCGCTGAAGCCGCTGCTCGCCGGCTACGTCGCGTTCGGGCGCGACCGGCCGTTCTGGCCGCTGCTCATCTCGTGCTCGGTGAACTTCGCCGGCCTGTTCCTTTTCATCGCCTCGGCGCCGCGGATCGTCCGCGAGTTGCTGGGCCTGTCCGCGCAGGGCTTTCCCTGGCTGTTCATCCCGGTGGTGGCGGGGCTGGTCGGCGGGGCCTGGCTGTCCGGGCGGCTGGCCGGACGCCGCGGGGTCGGTTTCACCGTGAACCTGGGTTACGCGGTGATGTCGCTGGCCTGCGTGCTGCACGTGGTCCTCGCCCTGGTGTTTCCGCAGCCGCGGCTGCCCTGGTCGATGCTGCCGCTGGTGCTGCATGGCGTGGGCGTGCAACTGGCGTTCCCGACGCTGACCCTGTTGTTGCTGGATCGCTTTCCGCACAGGCGCGGCGGCATCTCCTCGGTGCAGGCCTTCGCCAGCCTGCTGCTCAACGGCGCCGTGGCTGGCGTGCTCTCGCCGATGTTCTCGGCCAGCCTGCTGCGGCTCGCGCTGGGGGCGAGTGGGTTGACGGTGATCGGCGTGCTGTCGTGGGGCTGGTATCGCCGCATCACCCGCGCGCCGCGGACGCCGCCGCCGCGCGACGTCGAGTTGCAGGCGCAGATCGCCGAACCGCGCTGA
- the crcB gene encoding fluoride efflux transporter CrcB, with protein MSYTGFLAIGFGGALGCWLRWLLGSLLNQLFPTLPPGTLVANLLGGLLMGGAMGAWDHFQTLPPELRLFVFTGFLGGLTTFSTFSAESSTLLLRQQYLWFAGHLLGHLAGSIGLTLLGIALARGLLRTL; from the coding sequence GTGAGCTACACCGGATTCCTTGCCATCGGCTTCGGCGGCGCACTCGGCTGCTGGCTGCGCTGGCTGCTCGGCAGCCTGCTCAACCAGCTTTTTCCCACGCTGCCGCCCGGCACGCTGGTCGCCAACCTCCTCGGCGGCCTGCTGATGGGTGGGGCGATGGGCGCGTGGGACCACTTCCAGACCCTGCCGCCGGAACTGCGCCTGTTCGTGTTCACCGGCTTCCTCGGTGGCCTGACGACGTTCTCCACCTTTTCGGCCGAGTCCTCCACGTTGCTGCTGCGCCAGCAGTACCTGTGGTTTGCCGGCCACCTGCTGGGGCACCTGGCCGGCTCGATCGGACTGACGCTGCTCGGCATCGCGCTCGCGCGCGGCCTGTTGCGCACCCTCTAG
- a CDS encoding DUF190 domain-containing protein: MSDTTTEGVQLSFYVHLRARHDGRLLSEWLLEQARRQGVGGGSVFRATAGFGRHGVLHEEGFFELADDLPVKVEFLLPPGQADALLACVREAGVHVVYATSTIRLGVLGAQ; the protein is encoded by the coding sequence GTGAGCGACACGACAACCGAAGGCGTGCAGCTGAGCTTCTACGTCCACCTGCGCGCGCGCCACGACGGCAGACTGCTGTCCGAATGGCTGCTGGAGCAGGCAAGGCGGCAGGGCGTCGGCGGCGGCTCGGTGTTCCGCGCCACCGCAGGCTTCGGCCGCCACGGCGTGCTGCACGAAGAGGGATTCTTCGAACTGGCCGACGACTTGCCGGTGAAGGTGGAGTTCCTGCTCCCGCCGGGGCAGGCCGACGCCCTGCTCGCCTGCGTGCGGGAGGCAGGCGTCCACGTGGTGTATGCAACCTCGACCATACGCTTGGGCGTTCTGGGCGCGCAGTGA
- the cfa gene encoding cyclopropane fatty acyl phospholipid synthase, with the protein MPFRQQSLKQRAIDLLALAGVRAADKPPCDLCVHDDRLYARVFAHGSLGLGEAYMDGWWDSDDLPGLFTRLLRAQIDEELKTLDTLIAHLKARFVNLQRGEHAFEIGKAHYDLGNDLFQAMLGERLVYSCGYWAEATSLDDAQVAKLDLICRKLRLKPGQRVLDIGCGWGEALKYAAEKYGIEGVGITVSQEQAAYAQALCAGLPVEIRLQDYHELDEPFDAIMSIGMFEHVGALNYRSYFEVARRCLREDGLFLLHCIGSNGAPSRPDPWIEKYIFPNSMIPAMSQTATALEGLFVVEDWHNFGADYDRTLTAWRANFDAAWPALSHHYDDRFRRMWHYYLAVSAAVFRSRRDQLWQLTLSPRGVPGGYRVPR; encoded by the coding sequence ATGCCCTTCCGCCAGCAGTCCCTCAAGCAACGTGCCATCGACCTGCTCGCGCTGGCCGGGGTGCGAGCCGCCGACAAGCCACCCTGCGACCTTTGCGTGCATGACGATCGCCTGTACGCCCGCGTGTTCGCGCACGGCTCGCTGGGCCTCGGCGAGGCCTACATGGACGGCTGGTGGGACAGCGACGACCTGCCCGGCCTTTTCACCCGCCTGCTGCGCGCGCAGATCGACGAGGAACTGAAGACCCTCGACACGCTGATCGCCCACCTGAAGGCGCGCTTCGTCAACCTGCAGCGGGGCGAGCACGCCTTCGAGATCGGCAAGGCGCACTACGACCTGGGCAACGACCTGTTCCAGGCCATGCTCGGCGAGCGCCTGGTGTACTCGTGTGGCTACTGGGCGGAAGCGACCAGCCTGGACGATGCCCAGGTCGCCAAGCTCGACCTGATCTGCCGCAAGCTGCGGCTGAAGCCGGGCCAGCGCGTGCTCGACATCGGCTGCGGCTGGGGCGAGGCGCTCAAGTACGCGGCGGAGAAGTACGGCATCGAGGGCGTGGGCATCACCGTCTCGCAGGAGCAGGCCGCCTACGCACAGGCCCTGTGCGCCGGCTTGCCGGTGGAGATCCGCCTGCAGGACTACCACGAGCTGGACGAGCCGTTCGACGCGATCATGTCGATCGGCATGTTCGAGCACGTGGGCGCCCTCAACTATCGCAGCTATTTCGAGGTGGCACGGCGCTGCCTGCGCGAGGACGGCCTGTTCCTCCTGCACTGCATCGGCAGCAACGGCGCACCCTCGCGACCGGACCCGTGGATCGAGAAATACATCTTCCCCAACTCGATGATCCCGGCCATGAGCCAGACCGCCACGGCACTGGAGGGTCTGTTCGTTGTAGAGGACTGGCACAACTTCGGCGCCGACTACGACAGGACGCTGACCGCCTGGCGCGCCAATTTCGACGCCGCCTGGCCGGCCCTGTCGCACCACTATGACGACCGCTTCCGCCGCATGTGGCACTACTACCTCGCCGTCTCCGCCGCGGTCTTCCGCAGCCGGCGCGACCAGCTGTGGCAGCTCACGCTGAGCCCCCGCGGCGTGCCGGGCGGCTACCGCGTGCCGCGCTAG
- a CDS encoding winged helix-turn-helix domain-containing protein translates to MSWQCGEYTIVPACRRLLRNGQPVELEAKVFDLILLLVENRDHAVGKQEVVTALWGHRPITDAALSQLLYKARRALDDNGERQAVIRTVYGRGLQWAAAVTPVAALPDEAGSVTPPGPASTNAATRRHRWRPFAFAATALAALGLLVFLFVSASRAPPLAAPPRLAMMPTTNATGDPRLDWVSHGLPGLMASLMGEGRDVTVIDALKVARVWDYTPPQGRSRAEHARFVTHADIVVDSRLRKLADRLYELDLHLDAGRLAPPGDIVITGEEPGTLGIQAIARIRRALRLGPPPQVRGVRSGSGYLAETFARGLDEAMRGRWMQAKPYFLLAAQNAPDFLPARFRLGETQVVTDEPDQARQTLEGVLAVARAKGDDVLAAGSLVQLAQLAMNRHRYEEALALLDDATRLAGHDAGMDAEVALKSANVAAKLHRLPLARSKLAAARELVASHQLKQMDANLHNSEAAVAEAEGNVVATEAANRAALAASEAIGNERDARGDAYNLALVLAREGKNGEAIRLFANSYRRSLGVDPWLTFASGDNLAIALLNAGLSANVKPIAAQLLATGKERHNPVWRALALMLRAGSRWYEGDAPGSLADCRQAAALVDPAQDPALWLAIRLSEASAALVAEPSAVAMVERDAEALIAAQKQPSNYAYERRLFQAMAASAAGHAAPAREALEAAAAAPRPNDPMGDNLHYIGLVIALRDTNADAAAIALAGFDAGTAANADVLRLYGQWMARQGDDARRDRAAARLTTLRTEALAALATEPVAIHPASP, encoded by the coding sequence GTGTCATGGCAATGCGGCGAGTACACGATCGTGCCCGCCTGCCGACGCCTGCTGCGCAACGGACAGCCGGTCGAACTGGAAGCGAAGGTGTTCGACCTGATCCTGCTGCTGGTCGAGAACCGCGACCATGCCGTCGGCAAGCAGGAAGTCGTCACCGCCTTGTGGGGCCACCGGCCGATCACCGATGCGGCACTCAGCCAATTGCTCTACAAGGCCCGCCGCGCGCTGGATGACAACGGCGAACGCCAGGCCGTGATCCGCACCGTCTACGGCCGCGGCCTGCAGTGGGCGGCCGCCGTCACGCCCGTCGCAGCGTTGCCCGACGAGGCCGGATCCGTCACGCCGCCGGGCCCGGCATCGACGAATGCCGCGACCCGCCGGCACCGCTGGCGGCCGTTCGCATTCGCCGCCACCGCGCTCGCGGCGCTTGGTCTGCTGGTGTTCCTGTTCGTCTCCGCGAGCCGGGCGCCGCCCCTGGCGGCACCGCCGCGCCTGGCCATGATGCCCACGACCAATGCCACCGGCGACCCCCGGCTCGACTGGGTTTCGCACGGCCTGCCCGGGCTGATGGCGAGCCTGATGGGCGAAGGCCGGGATGTCACGGTCATCGACGCGCTGAAGGTGGCGCGCGTCTGGGACTACACGCCGCCGCAGGGGCGCAGCCGCGCCGAACACGCGCGCTTCGTCACGCACGCCGACATCGTGGTCGACAGCCGCCTGCGCAAGCTCGCCGACCGGCTCTACGAACTTGACCTGCACCTGGACGCGGGCCGATTGGCGCCCCCCGGCGACATCGTCATCACCGGGGAAGAACCCGGGACGCTCGGCATCCAGGCGATCGCGCGCATCCGCCGTGCGCTGCGGCTGGGTCCGCCGCCGCAAGTCCGGGGCGTACGCTCCGGCAGTGGTTACCTGGCCGAGACCTTCGCCCGCGGCCTGGATGAAGCCATGCGCGGTCGATGGATGCAGGCCAAGCCCTATTTCCTGCTGGCGGCGCAGAACGCACCGGACTTCCTGCCCGCCCGCTTCCGGCTCGGCGAGACCCAGGTGGTGACCGACGAGCCCGACCAGGCGCGGCAAACCCTCGAAGGCGTGCTGGCTGTGGCACGCGCCAAGGGCGACGACGTGCTGGCCGCCGGCAGCCTGGTCCAGCTGGCGCAGCTGGCGATGAACCGTCATCGCTACGAAGAGGCGCTGGCACTGCTGGACGATGCCACCCGGCTGGCCGGACACGACGCCGGCATGGATGCCGAGGTCGCGCTGAAGTCGGCGAACGTGGCCGCCAAGCTGCACCGGTTGCCGCTGGCGCGCAGCAAGCTCGCCGCGGCCCGCGAGCTGGTCGCCAGCCACCAGCTGAAGCAGATGGACGCCAATCTCCACAACAGCGAAGCGGCGGTCGCCGAGGCGGAAGGAAATGTCGTCGCAACCGAGGCGGCCAACCGCGCGGCGCTTGCCGCCAGCGAGGCGATCGGCAACGAGCGGGACGCGCGCGGCGACGCCTACAACCTTGCGCTGGTGCTTGCGCGCGAAGGCAAGAACGGCGAGGCGATACGGTTGTTCGCCAACAGCTATCGGCGCTCGCTCGGTGTCGATCCGTGGCTCACCTTTGCCAGCGGCGACAACCTGGCGATCGCCCTGCTCAACGCCGGCCTCAGCGCGAACGTCAAGCCCATCGCGGCGCAGCTGCTCGCTACGGGAAAAGAACGGCACAACCCGGTCTGGCGCGCACTGGCCCTGATGCTGCGCGCCGGCAGTCGCTGGTACGAGGGCGACGCGCCGGGCTCGCTCGCCGACTGCCGCCAGGCGGCTGCCCTGGTCGATCCGGCGCAGGACCCCGCACTGTGGCTTGCGATCCGGCTCAGCGAAGCGTCGGCCGCGCTGGTGGCCGAGCCGTCGGCCGTGGCGATGGTCGAGCGCGATGCGGAGGCGCTGATCGCCGCGCAGAAACAGCCGTCCAACTACGCCTACGAGCGCCGGCTGTTCCAGGCGATGGCAGCCTCCGCGGCGGGCCACGCCGCACCGGCTCGCGAGGCCCTGGAGGCCGCGGCCGCCGCGCCTCGCCCCAACGACCCTATGGGCGACAACCTGCACTACATCGGGCTGGTGATCGCCCTGCGCGACACGAACGCGGATGCGGCCGCGATCGCCCTCGCCGGCTTCGACGCCGGCACCGCCGCCAATGCGGACGTGCTCCGCCTTTACGGCCAGTGGATGGCGCGGCAAGGGGACGATGCCCGCCGCGATCGCGCCGCGGCGCGGCTCACGACCCTGCGCACGGAGGCCCTCGCCGCGCTGGCCACCGAACCGGTCGCGATACATCCGGCTTCGCCCTGA